One stretch of Bosea vaviloviae DNA includes these proteins:
- a CDS encoding extensin family protein: MGVSSGAVRICRSLDHVAFGRFRPNAKNVIDSWSLEHCSSERPVPTFSRNALWLRSLGRFALAIAAVAIWAGGIHGAEVHGAESNGQSGAGIMTLPPPRPADLHPQQQSLPSSEPTDPSAHPAGASSPDLPNPESGAACLAGLRALYGTRVRAANADTAKSEDAACRVESPVLVEALEMGSVPVVFEPPVTLSCEMATKAAEFLLISVQPLAKGYFGRDLVGLRAGGGQECRRRNRAATGPLSEHATGRALDIFAFVLAGEAGGLKVSVERPEDTVQQRFLLAVRQAACGAFTTSIGPGADAAHANHLHLDIQARRSPSTRFCQ, translated from the coding sequence ATGGGAGTGTCATCCGGGGCAGTGCGGATATGTCGGTCGCTAGATCACGTCGCATTCGGACGGTTCCGTCCGAATGCGAAAAACGTGATCGATTCCTGGAGTTTAGAGCATTGCTCCAGCGAAAGACCGGTACCCACTTTTTCGCGCAATGCTCTATGGCTGCGAAGCCTTGGTCGGTTCGCCCTGGCCATTGCGGCTGTCGCGATCTGGGCGGGCGGCATTCATGGCGCGGAAGTTCATGGCGCGGAAAGCAACGGCCAAAGCGGGGCAGGGATCATGACCTTGCCGCCGCCGCGCCCGGCTGATCTGCACCCACAGCAGCAGTCGCTGCCTTCGTCGGAGCCCACCGACCCCTCTGCACACCCCGCTGGCGCGAGCTCGCCAGACCTGCCGAACCCCGAGAGTGGAGCCGCCTGCCTGGCGGGGCTGCGGGCGCTTTATGGCACGCGCGTTCGTGCGGCCAATGCTGATACCGCCAAATCCGAGGATGCCGCCTGCCGCGTCGAAAGTCCGGTCCTGGTCGAGGCGCTTGAGATGGGGTCCGTGCCGGTCGTCTTCGAGCCGCCTGTCACCTTGAGTTGCGAGATGGCGACAAAGGCGGCTGAGTTTCTCCTGATCAGCGTTCAACCGCTGGCGAAAGGCTATTTCGGCCGGGATCTGGTTGGTCTGCGGGCCGGAGGCGGCCAGGAATGTCGGCGTCGCAACAGGGCGGCGACCGGGCCGCTGAGCGAGCATGCGACAGGCCGGGCGCTCGATATCTTCGCCTTTGTCCTGGCGGGGGAGGCCGGCGGCCTGAAGGTCAGCGTCGAACGCCCCGAGGATACCGTCCAGCAGCGGTTCCTCCTAGCGGTGAGGCAGGCCGCCTGCGGCGCTTTCACCACCAGTATAGGGCCGGGCGCGGATGCCGCCCATGCCAATCACCTGCATCTGGACATCCAGGCGCGCCGTTCGCCGTCGACACGGTTTTGCCAGTGA